A window of the Henckelia pumila isolate YLH828 chromosome 3, ASM3356847v2, whole genome shotgun sequence genome harbors these coding sequences:
- the LOC140891146 gene encoding very-long-chain 3-oxoacyl-CoA reductase 1-like, with product MAACILEQLKSQPAWLLLLLTIGSLSILKRLLSILNCFYVYFLRPGKNLKKYGSWAVVTGPTDGIGKAFAFQLARKGLNLVLVGRSPDKLKQVSDSIVSKYGSTQIKTVVVDFSGDLQEGVGRIKEAIEGLDVGILINNVGISYPFARFFHEVDEKLMHDLIRINVEGTTRVTQAVLPGMVQRKRGAILNMGSGAAVVIPSYPLYSVYAATKTYVDQFSRCLYVEYKDKGIDVQCQVPLYVATKMTSIRRSSFIVASTDGYARAALRQLGYEPRSAPYWPHNLLWFLVHCFPEKLVDSWLLKRCLGIRKKGYLKQSMKKE from the exons ATGGCGGCCTGCATCCTAGAGCAGCTCAAATCTCAGCCCGCATGGCTTCTCCTCCTCCTAACAATCGGTTCTTTGTCCATTCTCAAGCGCTTACTGTCCATCCTCAACTGCTTCTACGTCTATTTCCTCCGACCCGGAAAGAATCTCAAGAAATACGGATCATGGGCTGTGGTCACCGGGCCTACCGACGGAATAGGCAAAGCCTTCGCTTTTCAGCTGGCTAGAAAAGGGTTGAATCTGGTTCTCGTGGGCCGGAGCCCGGATAAGCTGAAACAGGTTTCGGATTCAATTGTATCCAAATACGGGTCGACCCAGATCAAGACTGTGGTCGTGGATTTCTCTGGGGATTTGCAGGAAGGCGTCGGGAGGATCAAGGAGGCGATTGAGGGGTTGGACGTTGGAATCTTGATTAACAACGTTGGAATCTCTTACCCTTTCGCGAGGTTCTTTCATGAAGTGGATGAGAAGTTGATGCATGATTTGATTAGGATTAATGTCGAGGGTACCACGAGAGTGACTCAGGCTGTTTTGCCCGGGATGGTTCAGAGGAAAAGGGGAGCTATTTTGAATATGGGATCTGGTGCTGCTGTTGTCATTCCTTCTTATCCTCTCTATTCTGTTTATGCTGCCACCAAAAC TTATGTCGACCAGTTCTCAAGATGTCTCTATGTGGAATACAAGGATAAGGGAATTGATGTGCAGTGTCAG GTACCCTTGTATGTGGCTACAAAAATGACATCGATCAGAAGATCCTCCTTTATTGTTGCATCGACGGATGGTTATGCACGTGCTGCTTTGCGTCAACTAGGCTATGAACCTCGATCTGCCCCTTACTGGCCGCACAACCTTCTGTGGTTTTTGGTGCATTGTTTTCCAGAGAAGTTGGTGGACTCTTGGCTTCTGAAGAGATGTCTTGGGATAAGGAAGAAAGGATATCTCAAGCAGTcgatgaaaaaggaatag